The following proteins are encoded in a genomic region of Alnus glutinosa chromosome 8, dhAlnGlut1.1, whole genome shotgun sequence:
- the LOC133874759 gene encoding nuclear pore complex protein NUP93A-like, with the protein MAMVSAIQEAQKDNLRSFNDYMMEVLQEDWQKEKRYFLQSLSRISTLPRTSMIETRSGGSHPGQTVSIASSSQVSPGPCSMDPVPLANKPILDKKASVYAEVVKNLNNARERGLPFKPATAFKGAHESLGVEGSSGKSVNMQKIWHLIQILMGEDSTMQHNVSKKMSLIIGARHHLEWGHEKYFTDTIQSHPAQAALGGAVGNLQRVRAFLRIRLRDYGVLDFDAGDARRQPPVDTTWQQLAEWINIGGMVPAETAAAASEECEKMLRMGDRVGRAAYDKKKLLLYAIISGSRRQIDHLLRDLPNLFNTIEDFLWFKLSAVRDYPSGVSSVILNEGLVPYSLDDLQVYLNKFDPSYYTKNGKDPLSSRERACIGATNYIKTT; encoded by the exons ATGGCAATGGTCTCGGCCATCCAGGAAGCTCAGAAGGATAATCTCAGAAGCTTTAATGATTACATGATGGAAGTTTTGCAG GAGGATTGGCAAAAGGAAAAACGCTATTTTCTACAGAGTTTAAGCCGAATTTCAACATTACCCAGGACTAGTATGATTGAAACCCGCTCCGGGGGTTCTCATCCTGGTCAAACAGTGTCCATTGCATCTAGCTCTCAAGTTTCACCTGGTCCATGTAGCATGGATCCCGTACCTCTAGCTAACAAGCCTATCCTCGATAAAAAGGCATCAGTCTATGCTGAAGTTGTGAAGAATCTGAATAATGCAAGAGAGCGTGGCTTACCATTTAAG CCTGCTACAGCTTTCAAGGGTGCTCATGAAAGTTTGGGCGTTGAGGGATCTAGTGGAAAATCTGTTAACATGCAGAAGATATGGCACCTCATTCAG attctgatGGGTGAGGATTCAACTATGCAACATAATGTTTCAAAGAAAATGTCACTAATCATTGGTGCAAGGCACCATCTGGAATGGGGGCATGAGAAATATTTCACGGATACGATACAAAGTCATCCTGCACAG GCTGCTCTTGGTGGGGCTGTTGGAAATTTGCAAAGAGTCCGTGCCTTTCTTCGG ATTCGTTTAAGGGATTATGGAGTTTTGGATTTTGATGCAGGTGATGCTCGTAGACAACCTCCTGTTGATACCACCTGGCAGCAG CTGGCAGAGTGGATCAATATTGGAGGAATGGTGCCAGCTGAGACTGCAGCGGCTGCATCAGAAGAGTGTGAGAAAATGTTAAGAATGGGTGATCGGGTGGGACGAGCTGCATATGACAAGAAAAAGTTGTTGTTGTATGCTATCATATCCGGTTCTCGCAGGCAAATTGACCACCTGCTCAGAGATCTACCAAATCTGTTCAATACTATAGAGGATTTCTTATGGTTCAAACTGTCTGCAGTACGAGACTACCCAAGTGGAGTCTCATCTGTTATTCTGAATGAGGGATTGGTACCATATAGTTTAGATGATTTGCAGGTCTACCTGAACAAATTTGATCCATCATATTACACCAAAAATGGAAAGGACCCTCTG TCCTCAAGAGAGAGAGCATGTATTGGAGCAACAAATTATATTAAGACAACTTGA
- the LOC133875307 gene encoding uncharacterized protein LOC133875307, with translation MAEMKDAHIVEIPVDEEQQHKLLSAMSTISAAIQHHPLMEISESPGHLLLLKLWQREEDLFGRRMALKETRLDSIKRELFQLCCFFFIFHGFFLTILFNSSVNSQDEDTSHTCKKWWIPGLLSVSTSFVFVFLVQVKLWRYWKVWKQLQRERTDSRAVTRCIQELRMKGASFDLSKEPQSGKRMKSSSVEIKWKPLTWFSRYLITIALVCFAGLVFPASKFILCGF, from the coding sequence ATGGCCGAAATGAAAGATGCCCACATTGTAGAAATCCCGGTAGACGAAGAGCAACAGCACAAACTCTTGTCTGCCATGAGCACAATCTCGGCGGCAATCCAACACCACCCACTAATGGAAATCTCTGAGAGCCCCGGCCATCTCTTGCTTCTTAAACTCTGGCAAAGAGAAGAGGACCTTTTCGGCCGGCGCATGGCTCTCAAAGAGACTAGATTGGACTCTATCAAAAGAGAACTTTTCCAACTGTGCtgtttctttttcatctttcatgggtttttcttgaccATCTTGTTTAACTCTTCGGTTAACTCCCAAGACGAGGATACTTCCCACACTTGTAAGAAATGGTGGATACCTGGTCTTTTATCTGTCTCGACCTCGTTTGTGTTTGTGTTCTTGGTGCAGGTGAAGCTTTGGAGGTATTGGAAGGTGTGGAAGCAGTTGCAGAGGGAGAGGACCGATAGCCGCGCGGTCACAAGGTGTATTCAGGAGTTGAGGATGAAGGGGGCTAGCTTTGATTTGTCTAAGGAGCCTCAGAGTGGGAAGAGAATGAAAAGCTCGAGCGTCGAGATCAAATGGAAGCCGCTTACTTGGTTTTCTCGGTATCTGATAACCATCGCTCTTGTTTGCTTTGCAGGTTTGGTGTTTCCGGCTAGCAAGTTTATACTTTGCGGCTTCTGA
- the LOC133875444 gene encoding THO complex subunit 3, with protein sequence MPSACFESASSVKLGEMEASIPFKNLHNREYQGHKKKVHSVAWNCAGTKLASGSVDQTARVWYIEPHGHGKAKDIELKGHTDSVDQLCWDPKHADLIATASGDKTVRLWDARSGKCSQLAELSGENINITYKPDGTHVAVGNRDDELTILDVRKFKPIHKRKFSYEVNEIAWNMTGEMFFLTTGNGTVEVLAYPSLRPLDTLMAHTAGCYCIAIDPMGRYFAVGSADSLVSLWDISEMLCVRTFTKLEWPVRTISFNYTGDYIASASEDLFIDIANVQTGRTVHQIPCRAAMNSVEWNPKYNLLAYAGDDKNKYQTDEGVFRIFGFEST encoded by the exons ATGCCCTCGGCCTGCTTCGAGTCTGCTTCGAGTGTGAAATTAGGAGAGATGGAGGCATCAATACCTTTCAAGAATCTCCATAACCGAGAGTATCAAGGTCACAAGAAGAAG GTGCATTCGGTGGCGTGGAATTGCGCAGGGACGAAGCTAGCTTCGGGTTCTGTGGATCAAACCGCCCGTGTCTGGTACATTGAGCCCCATGGACAT GGTAAGGCTAAAGATATTGAATTGAAGGGTCACACTGATAGTGTGGATCAGCTGTGTTGGGACCCCAAGCATGCTGATCTTATTGCAACTGCGTCAGGTGATAAGACTGTCCGTTTGTGGGATGCTCGAA GTGGGAAATGCTCACAGCTGGCAGAACTTAGTGGGGAGAACATCAACATCACCTACAAACCCGATGGGACACACGTAGCTGTTGGTAATAGG GATGATGAACTAACAATACTGGATGTTCGGAAATTTAAGCCAATTCATAAGCGCAAGTTCAGCTATGAG GTAAATGAGATTGCGTGGAACATGACAGGAGAGATGTTCTTTTTGACAACCGGAAATG GTACTGTTGAAGTACTGGCATACCCATCTCTGCGACCACTTGACACCCTCATGGCTCATACGGCTGGTTGCTATTGTATTGCAATTGATCCTATGGGAAG ATATTTCGCTGTTGGAAGTGCTGATTCCTTAGTCAGCCTTTGGGATATATCAGAGATGCTCTGTGTGCGAACATTTACAAAACTTGA ATGGCCTGTCCGGACAATAAGCTTCAATTACACTGGAGATTACATTGCTTCTGCCAGTGAAGACTTGTTCATTGATATA GCAAACGTTCAAACTGGACGGACAGTGCATCAAATACCATGTCGGGCTGCCATGAACAGTGTGGAATGGAATCCAAAATACAATTTACTTGCGTATGCTGGGGATGACAAGAACAAATATCAGACTGATGAAG GTGTTTTTAGAATATTTGGCTTTGAAAGCACCTGA